One window of the Ictidomys tridecemlineatus isolate mIctTri1 chromosome 11, mIctTri1.hap1, whole genome shotgun sequence genome contains the following:
- the LOC144367709 gene encoding olfactory receptor 2A12-like encodes MGMLPEKNQSWVSEFVLLGFSSDPMSNRVLFFVFLLLYLSSVLGNGLIVALICLDPHLHTPMYFFLCVLSVLDTSYITTTVPQMLVHLLAHSRTISFAGCWLQMYVFCALGLTEYIFFVVMAYDRYVAICYPLRYTIILNWRLCTQLAAGTWACGFLFSLVHTFLTMRLPYCGPNRINHYFCEGPSVRNLACTDTQLIDMVDLIISVFVVVTPLSLILASYIRITLAILKIKSTQGRCKAFSTCASHLTVVTLFYAPVTYIYTRPNSSYSPEQDKQISLFYNVFTALLNPMVYSLRNKDIKRAFLKVMGRGRVAW; translated from the coding sequence ATGGGGATGCTTCCGGAGAAAAACCAAAGCTGGGTTTCTGAATTTGTGCTGCTTGGCTTCTCCAGTGACCCCATGTCCAACAGGGtccttttctttgtcttccttctcCTCTACCTGAGCTCAGTGCTGGGCAATGGGCTCATCGTTGCCctgatctgcctggaccctcatctccacactcccatgtacttcttcctctgtgTCCTCTCGGTGCTGGATACCAGCTACATCACCACCACCGTGCCCCAGATGTTGGTGCACCTTCTGGCTCACTCTCGGACCATCTCCTTTGCTGGCTGTTGGCTGCAGATGTATGTGTTTTGTGCTCTGGGACTGACCGAGTACATCTTCTTTGTAGTCATGGcttatgaccgctatgtggccatttgcTATCCTCTGCGTTATACCATCATTCTCAACTGGAGACTGTGCACACAGTTGGCAGCTGGGACATGGGCCTGtggtttcctcttctctctggtcCATACCTTCCTCACTATGAGGCTGCCATACTGTGGGCCTAATAGGATCAACCACTACTTCTGTGAAGGGCCCTCCGTACGGAACTTGGCTTGCACGGACACCCAGCTCATTGACATGGTGGACCTGATCATCAGTGTCTTTGTGGTGGTCACCCCACTCTCCCTCATTCTGGCCTCCTACATTCGTATCACCCTGGCCATTCTCAAGATCAAGTCCACCCAGGGCCGCTGCAAGGCTTTTTCCACCTGTGCCTCCCACCTGACTGTGGTCACACTCTTCTATGCTCCAGTGACTTACATCTACACGAGGCCCAACTCCAGCTACTCTCCAGAGCAAGACAAGCAAATCTCCCTCTTCTACAATGTCTTCACAGCCCTGCTCAATCCCATGGTCTACAGTCTGAGAAATAAGGACATTAAGAGGGCTTTTCTTAAGGTAATGGGACGTGGTAGGGTGGCCTGGTGA